The following are encoded together in the Lactuca sativa cultivar Salinas chromosome 1, Lsat_Salinas_v11, whole genome shotgun sequence genome:
- the LOC111900089 gene encoding transcription factor bHLH87, translating to MDDLPFSWYNLHDHDNHEEQSFNFDSESLFLNQIHDQLAPTDWGDEAMAADLASSNSLKEMKNEISISTTANPTTTVIATATSIECLLSGTNGSTDASDEIFSDGKSLWRDNIVTGNNNVSGVSSGDSVTDDGAISQCTSGKLPICGVDAAPKPKRYRSNVGRSTSSNINFQQPGNSSETDMEAIAQMKEMIYREAAFRPVNFTAETVVDKPKRKNVRISSDPQTVAARQRRERVSERIRALQKLVPGGNKMDTASMLDEAANYLKFLRSQVKALEQNSTTITANSISPIITHPSMGIPSPYQNAFSMQLRFPFPHENLYPSPPPE from the coding sequence ATGGATGATTTGCCATTTTCGTGGTACAACCTACATGACCATGATAATCATGAAGAACAAAGCTTCAATTTTGATTCAGAAAGTTTGTTCTTAAACCAAATCCATGATCAGTTAGCACCTACGGATTGGGGTGATGAAGCCATGGCAGCTGATTTGGCGTCCAGTAATAGCTTGAAAGAGATGAAGAATGAGATTTCCATCTCAACAACTGCCAATCCTACTACCACGGTGATAGCTACAGCCACGTCTATAGAATGCTTACTTTCCGGCACGAATGGCAGTACAGACGCATCAGATGAGATTTTCTCAGATGGCAAGAGTTTATGGCGTGACAACATTGTCACCGGAAATAATAACGTGAGTGGCGTGTCGTCCGGTGATTCCGTCACGGACGATGGTGCTATTTCTCAATGCACATCCGGAAAACTGCCGATCTGTGGCGTGGATGCCGCACCAAAGCCTAAAAGATACAGATCGAATGTGGGTCGATCCACATCGTCGAATATCAACTTCCAGCAACCGGGAAATTCATCGGAAACTGATATGGAGGCGATCGCGCAGATGAAGGAGATGATATACAGAGAAGCAGCGTTCAGGCCGGTGAATTTCACGGCGGAGACGGTGGTGGATAAACCAAAAAGAAAGAATGTGAGGATATCAAGTGACCCACAGACGGTGGCGGCAAGGCAGCGACGGGAAAGGGTGAGTGAAAGAATTAGGGCATTGCAGAAACTGGTTCCTGGTGGAAACAAAATGGACACAGCCTCCATGCTTGATGAAGCAGCAAATTATCTCAAGTTCTTGAGGTCACAAGTGAAAGCATTGGAACAGAATAGTACAACAATCACTGCAAATAGTATAAGTCCAATCATTACTCACCCTTCAATGGGTATACCTTCCCCTTATCAAAACGCATTTTCCATGCAACTCCGTTTTCCATTTCCTCATGAAAACTTGTACCCTAGTCCACCTCCAGAATGA